One Triplophysa dalaica isolate WHDGS20190420 chromosome 11, ASM1584641v1, whole genome shotgun sequence genomic window carries:
- the prokr1b gene encoding prokineticin receptor 1b, whose translation MENTNITHLAAVFVNPHNRVPILDVHDSLDADFYDMDYGVPADEMPDTTQGLAYFVGTIVIGVVLICIMLVCGFGNFLFIATLARYKKLRNLTNLLIANLAISDFIVAVVCCPFLVDYYVVKQLSWDHGKVLCASVNYLRTMSLYVSTNALLAIAVDRYMAIVHPLRPRMKYQTAYFLITGVWIVPVLISIPSAYFASATKVPNGANHSKTFCAQIWTVDQQLYYRSYFLFIFAVEFVGPVLTMALCYVQISRELWFKSVPGFQTEQIRKRLRCRRKTVMVLIGILTAYILCWAPYYGYTILRDFHPTLISREKNSLVAFYIIECIAMSNSMINTFCFVSVKNNTVKYFKRIVLLRWKSTYTSRKTVDETDINPNLSECKKGVELSGFHVTHITDD comes from the exons ATGGAGAACACAAACATCACTCACTTGGCAGCTGTCTTTGTGAACCCTCATAATCGAGTGCCCATTCTTGATGTGCATGACTCTCTAGACGCAGACTTCTATGACATGGACTATGGCGTTCCTGCTGATGAGATGCCTGACACCACACAGGGGTTGGCATATTTCGTTGGCACCATTGTCATAGGAGTGGTCCTCATCTGTATCATGCTAGTGTGTGGCTTTGGCAACTTCCTGTTTATCGCCACTCTGGCCCGGTACAAAAAACTCAGGAACCTTACTAATTTACTCATCGCTAACCTGGCCATCTCCGACTTCATCGTGGCTGTGGTCTGCTGCCCTTTCCTGGTGGATTACTATGTAGTCAAACAGCTCTCCTGGGATCATGGGAAGGTGTTGTGTGCCTCTGTCAACTACCTCAGGACCATGTCTCTGTATGTGTCTACAAACGCCTTACTGGCCATCGCTGTTGACAG GTATATGGCCATCGTTCATCCGTTGAGGCCCAGAATGAAGTACCAGACGGCATACTTCCTCATAACCGGTGTATGGATCGTTCCAGTGCTCATTTCCATACCCTCTGCTTACTTTGCCTCTGCGACCAAGGTTCCTAACGGAGCCAACCACAGCAAAACCTTCTGCGCCCAGATTTGGACTGTGGACCAACAGCTATATTACCGTTCCTATTTCTTGTTCATCTTTGCCGTAGAGTTTGTCGGCCCGGTGCTCACAATGGCCTTGTGCTACGTGCAAATCTCCAGGGAACTCTGGTTCAAGAGCGTTCCAGGTTTCCAGACGGAGCAGATCCGCAAGCGGCTACGTTGTCGCAGGAAGACGGTCATGGTTCTCATCGGAATTCTGACGGCTTACATCCTCTGCTGGGCTCCGTACTACGGCTACACAATCTTGCGTGATTTTCACCCAACGCTCATCTCCAGAGAGAAGAACTCTCTGGTGGCTTTCTACATCATCGAGTGCATCGCCATGAGCAACAGTATGATCAACACTTTCTGCTTCGTCAGTGTGAAGAACAACACTGTGAAGTATTTCAAGAGGATCGTCCTCCTACGATGGAAGTCCACCTACACGTCCAGAAAGACTGTGGATGAGACAGACATAAACCCCAATCTTAGTGAATGTAAAAAGGGAGTTGAACTGAGCGGATTTCATGTCACCCACATTACAGATGATTAA